A single Corticium candelabrum chromosome 12, ooCorCand1.1, whole genome shotgun sequence DNA region contains:
- the LOC134187572 gene encoding receptor-interacting serine/threonine-protein kinase 2-like produces MAVSGCRWLLYTAHCGSPLLAVLADVAAFIREASILQRLTDCPYIIRFLGMCIEPGYYAIVMKYVENGNLEDMLLCGVDDHPIIKQWDCRIRMALDIAKGMNYLHSLPSPIIHRDLKTANVLVCRNYDCKIIDFGLAKLRQISSKQSTTSYKGTVAFTAPEIFDGKLEMGKEIKVDVYSYSMILWQLKEMKPIYDFTLSPLVIRVNVMAGQKPRLSDNDYLEGYKEIIERCWDRQPDCRLRFKEIVVMLNGIRSQVSFENLTTTPIGQSPRQQVRRDDEQLVQQLRQQIEQLTQDGSAKDKIIEQLRETPRQHVQVGKGDEQLLVQELIHKIEQLTEDGSAKDEENKLLRQQNSSLEELRRDDQLQRERAFTKERREKEELLQRLQQDKDNRAKIFINY; encoded by the exons atggcTGTATCAGGATGTCGATGGTTGCTGTACACTGCACACTGTGGTAGTCCGCTACTGGCTGTGCTCGC CGATGTGGCAGCTTTCATTCGTGAAGCCAGTATATTGCAACGTCTTACGGATTGCCCGTATATCATCCGTTTCTTAGGAATGTGCATCGAGCCTGGTTATTATGCGATTGTCATGAAATATGTGGAGAATGGAAATTTGGAAGATATGTTGCTATGTGGAGTAGACGATCACCCAATTATCAAACAATGGGATTGTCGGATTCGCATGGCTCTAGACATTGCCAAAGGGATGAACTATTTACACAGTTTGCCATCACCAATTATTCACAGAGACTTAAAGACAGCGAATGTGTTGGTGTGTCGAAACTATGACTGTAAA ATCATTGATTTTGGACTTGCAAAACTACGACAGATTTCTtcaaaacaatcaacaacCAGCTACAAAGGAACAGTAGCATTTACCGCACCTGAAATTTTTGACGGAAAACTTGAAATGGGGAAGGAGATTAAAGTTGACGTTTACTC ATATTCAATGATTCTTTGGCAACTGAAAGAAATGAAACCAATCTATGATT TTACTCTTTCTCCTCTCGTCATACGAGTAAATGTTATGGCTGGTCAGAAACCTCGACTAAGTGATAATGATTATCTAGAGGGATATAAAGAGATCATAGAACGTTGCTGGGATAGACAACCTGATTGCAGGCTCCGTTTCAAAG AGATTGTAGTTATGTTGAATGGAATCAGGAGCCAAGTTTCTTTCGAAAATTTG ACCACAACACCTATAGGACAATCTCCAAGACAACAGGTGCGAAGGGATGATGAGCAATTAGTACAACAGTTGAGACAACAGATAGAACAACTGACACAAGACGGTTCAGCAAAAGATAAGATAATTGAACAGTTGAGAGAAACTCCAAGACAACACGTACAGGTGGGAAAGGGTGATGAGCAGTTACTAGTACAAGAGCTGATTCACAAGATAGAACAACTGACAGAAGATGGTTCAGCAAAAGATGAGGAAAATAAACTATTGAGACAACAAAACTCTAGTTTGGAAGAGTTACGGCGAGACGATCAGCTGCAAAGAGAACGTGCGTTTactaaagagagaagagagaaagaagaacTCTTGCAACGATTACAACAAGACAAAGACAAC AGAGCGAAAATCTTTATCAACTACTAG
- the LOC134188351 gene encoding receptor-interacting serine/threonine-protein kinase 2-like, which produces MAVDDQPRILKRHEIVYDEDDDYLGSGRFGVVYRCCLANSSEVVAVKVLATPHRLRKSDLGDFIREANIMQRLTDCPYVIRFLGLCIDPGHHAIVMEYVEYGTLEEMLFSEENNHPIIKQWDCRIRMALEIAKGMDYLHSLPTPIIHRDLKTANVLVGNNYSCKIIDFGMASVLGISTLTSGQMLGSVAFIAPEVFTKEVKEGKEMKVDVYSYAMILWQLKEMKPLYAGLSFFIIQDNVLAGARPLLSDDDDCIEGYREVITRCWDNQPDSRLHFKGK; this is translated from the exons ATGGCCGTCGACGATCAGCCAAGGATATTGAAACGACATGAGATTGTTTACGACGAGGACGACGATTATCTCGGTTCTGGAAGGTTCGGCGTCGTCTATCGATGTTGTTTGGCGAACTCAAGTGAAGTAGTGGCTGTCAAAGTTTTGGCCACTCCGCACAGACTCAGAAAAAG TGACCTGGGGGATTTTATTCGTGAAGCAAATATAATGCAACGTCTCACTGATTGCCCGTATGTGATCCGTTTCTTGGGCTTGTGCATCGACCCTGGACATCATGCGATTGTTATGGAATATGTGGAGTATGGGACTCTGGAAGAAATGTTGTTTTCTGAGGAAAACAATCACCCAATTATCAAACAATGGGACTGTCGCATTCGCATGGCTCTAGAAATTGCCAAAGGAATGGACTATTTACACAGTCTGCCAACACCGATTATTCACAGAGATTTGAAGACAGCGAATGTGTTAGTGGGTAACAACTACAGCTGTAAA ATCATTGATTTTGGGATGGCAAGTGTACTAGGTATTTCAACACTAACATCAGGCCAGATGCTAGGATCAGTAGCATTTATTGCACCCGAAGTATTTACTAAAGAAGTCAAGGAGGGGAAAGAAATGAAAGTCGATGTTTATTC ATATGCAATGATTCTGTGGCAGCTTAAAGAAATGAAGCCACTCTATG CTGGTCTTTCATTTTTTATCATACAAGACAATGTCCTGGCTGGCGCTAGACCTTTACTAAGTGATGATGACGACTGTATAGAGGGATATAGAGAGGTCATCACACGTTGCTGGGATAACCAACCTGATAGCAGGCTGCACTTCAAAGGTAAATGA